A single region of the Myripristis murdjan chromosome 3, fMyrMur1.1, whole genome shotgun sequence genome encodes:
- the lmnl3 gene encoding lamin L3 yields the protein MASATSTPAASSSRASRSASRRTATGLSASSTSPTCLSRIQEKDELRHLNDRLANYIQRVQELENERSSILIELEEKDESKSREMGNVRRLYEVELADVRKSLDGLAAERARLQIEYGSLCEEHRKLQARNQKKEADLANALSQWRNAEAALSAKESDYTKLLADNRNLNNDLTDLQGQLGNLEAVLADTKTQLSSEMLRRVDLENQLQTLKEQLDLQRNISEQEILEIRSRHESRLVEVDAGRRIEFESKLNEAMNKLRQDHDAQIQQYKEELERTFSAKLENAQQAALDKNEVASATREELETTKRRMETLNFQLQQYQKEKGVLEGRVQDLERTLDSERGAWQQRLSQKEQELLTMRSQMFSQLEDYENLLDVKLALDMEINAYRKMLEVEEQRLHLSPSPSQRTAVSRTHEHGVRRQRGKKRKHEGASGSSPAYKMSTHSTEHGAMSVAEVDLEGNFVVLKNNSEAEQPLGGWVVRRTYPDSADISFQIPSSCIVAGGQTLTIWAADAEPESQAGDLVLQGHRSWGPITDVRVILLNSSHEEMAERRVVCMQGRGDEEIELEFDEECVAGSDIKHFRRQDLSKEASCAVM from the exons ATGGCCTCTGCCACATCCACCCCGGCCGCTTCCAGCAGCCGCGCCAGCCGCTCCGCCAGCCGCCGCACCGCCACCGGCCTGTCTGCATCCAGCACCAGCCCGACCTGCCTGTCCCGCATCCAGGAGAAAGACGAGCTCCGACACCTCAACGACCGCCTCGCCAACTACATCCAACGCGTCCAGGAGCTGGAGAATGAGCGCTCCAGCATTCTTATtgagctggaggagaaagatGAGTCGAAGAGCAGGGAGATGGGCAACGTGCGGCGGCTCTACGAGGTGGAGTTGGCCGACGTCAGGAAGTCTCTGGACGGCCTGGCCGCAGAGAGGGCCCGGCTGCAGATCGAGTATGGGAGTCTCTGCGAGGAGCACAGGAAGCTCCAAGCCAG GAACCAGAAGAAGGAGGCTGACCTGGCTAACGCTCTGTCCCAGTGGAGGAACGCCGAGGCAGCCCTGAGCGCCAAGGAGTCCGACTACACAAAGCTGCTGGCAGACAACAGGAACCTGAACAACGACctcactgacctgcagggccAGCTAGGAAAT TTGGAGGCTGTACTGGCAGACACCAAGACCCAGCTGAGCTCAGAGATGCTGAGGAGGGTGGACCTGGAGAACCAGCTGCAAACACTCAAAGAACAGCTGGACCTCCAGAGGAACATCAGCGAGCag GAGATCCTGGAGATCCGGAGCCGTCACGAGAGCCGTCTTGTGGAGGTGGACGCAGGAAGACGAATTGAGTTTGAGAGTAAACTCAATGAGGCAATGAACAAACTCCGCCAGGACCACGATGCACAGATCCAACAGTACAAAGAGGAGCTAGAGAGGACCTTCAGTGCCAAG CTAGAGAATGCCCAGCAGGCTGCACTGGACAAGAATGAAGTTGCTTCAGCTACCAGAGAAGAACTGGAAACCACCAAGCGCCGAATGGAAACCCTCAACTTCCAGCTTCAGCAGTACCAGAAAGAG AAAGGGGTGCTGGAGGGCCGGGTTCAGGACTTGGAGAGGACTCTGGACAGTGAACGTGGGGCTTGGCAACAGAGACTAAGTCAGAAGGAGCAGGAGTTGCTGACCATGCGCAGCCAGATGTTCAGCCAGCTGGAGGACTATGAGAACCTGCTGGATGTCAAGCTAGCTCTGGACATGGAGATCAACGCCTACAGGAAGatgctggaggtggaggaacAGAG ACTGCACCTTTCACCCAGCCCCTCTCAGCGCACAGCGGTGTCCCGGACACACGAACATGGTGTTCGCAGACAAAGAGGGAAGAAACGCAAGCATGAGGgcgcatcaggcagctcacctgccTATAAAATGTCTACACATTCAACAGAGCATGGTGCCATGAGCGTGGCAGAGGTGGATCTGGAGGGAAACTTTGTTGTACTGAAGAACAACTCTGAGGCG GAACAGCCACTAGGTGGTTGGGTGGTTCGGAGGACTTACCCAGACTCGGCTGACATCTCCTTCCAAATCCCTTCCTCCTGCATTGTGGCTGGGGGGCAGACACTAACT atctgGGCAGCGGATGCGGAGCCTGAGTCCCAAGCTGGGGACTTGGTTCTCCAGGGCCATAGGAGCTGGGGCCCAATCACTGATGTGAGGGTGATCCTCCTGAACTCCAGTCATGAG GAGATGGCAGAGCGCAGGGTGGTGTGTATGCAGGGCAGAGGTGACGAGGAAATTGAGCTGGAGTTTGATGAAGAGTGTGTCGCAGGCAGTGACATCAAGCACTTCAGGagacag